A region from the Anaeromyxobacter diazotrophicus genome encodes:
- a CDS encoding ion channel protein Tsx — MHRSSRLFASLVAGAALVASALPSVAHADGFSTTNIQLLQGWDFDDKKYGYNTKDGAMTTITLNHYSTWEYGDNFAFVDMYIGDFRDATGAPEFGSQAGRFGTGAQAYTEWHPRLFLNKVLGQKGPLFGIFQNWGLAGEVNVGPAFYAYLGGVGFDLALPQPYTVSCNIYYRYDKFDTHVWQISPSWTIPFAIGPVPFLFTGFVDIAGTKDLNGDNAIDILAEPELLVDVLAPFGGKSNRLYAGVEWIVHKYPSGFAHGGVHEAHTVSAPQAMVQWTFN; from the coding sequence ATGCACCGCAGCTCTCGACTCTTCGCCTCGCTCGTCGCCGGCGCCGCGCTCGTCGCGTCCGCGCTCCCGTCGGTCGCCCACGCCGACGGCTTCTCGACCACGAACATCCAGCTCCTGCAGGGCTGGGACTTCGACGACAAGAAGTACGGCTACAACACGAAGGACGGCGCGATGACGACCATCACGCTGAACCACTACTCGACGTGGGAGTACGGCGACAACTTCGCCTTCGTCGACATGTACATCGGCGACTTCCGCGACGCGACCGGCGCCCCCGAGTTCGGCTCGCAGGCCGGCCGCTTCGGCACGGGCGCGCAGGCCTACACCGAGTGGCACCCGCGCCTGTTCCTCAACAAGGTCCTCGGGCAGAAGGGGCCGCTGTTCGGCATCTTCCAGAACTGGGGCCTCGCCGGTGAGGTCAACGTCGGGCCGGCGTTCTACGCGTACCTGGGCGGCGTCGGGTTCGACCTCGCGCTCCCCCAGCCGTACACGGTGAGCTGCAACATCTACTACCGGTACGACAAGTTCGACACGCACGTGTGGCAGATCAGCCCGTCCTGGACCATCCCGTTCGCCATCGGCCCGGTGCCGTTCCTCTTCACCGGCTTCGTCGACATCGCCGGCACCAAGGACCTCAACGGCGACAACGCCATCGACATCCTCGCGGAGCCCGAGCTCCTCGTGGACGTGCTGGCGCCGTTCGGCGGGAAGAGCAACCGCCTCTACGCCGGCGTCGAGTGGATCGTCCACAAGTACCCGAGCGGCTTCGCCCACGGCGGCGTGCACGAGGCGCACACGGTGAGCGCGCCGCAGGCGATGGTGCAGTGGACGTTCAACTAG
- a CDS encoding DUF2760 domain-containing protein translates to MDGTLTPLQRFFLAFVAFFAVLFNRRFAEEVHLLRERQRALPPGAPPLPEAQPPSPAVPAPRAGASEAGRTAPAPSAAPAAAPPAAAAPPPIPAPKPAAKAAPEHAESLQVIALLQRDGRLLDFLEESLEGFSDSEIGAAARTVHAGCKKALAAYLELEPVLREPEGARVTVAAGFDPAAVRLTGNVVGQPPFKGALRHHGWRAARTSFPPLPGHDPRILAAAEVEL, encoded by the coding sequence ATGGACGGGACCCTCACGCCGCTGCAGCGGTTCTTCCTCGCCTTCGTCGCCTTCTTCGCCGTGCTGTTCAACCGGCGCTTCGCGGAGGAGGTCCACCTGCTCAGGGAGCGCCAGCGCGCGCTGCCGCCGGGGGCGCCCCCTCTCCCCGAGGCGCAGCCCCCCTCCCCGGCCGTCCCCGCCCCGCGCGCCGGCGCGAGCGAGGCGGGACGGACCGCGCCCGCCCCCAGCGCCGCGCCCGCGGCGGCGCCGCCAGCCGCCGCCGCTCCTCCGCCCATCCCCGCGCCGAAGCCGGCCGCAAAGGCGGCGCCCGAACACGCCGAGTCCTTGCAGGTCATCGCGCTCCTGCAGCGCGACGGCCGCCTCCTCGACTTCCTGGAGGAGTCGCTGGAGGGCTTCTCCGACTCCGAGATCGGCGCGGCCGCGCGCACCGTGCACGCGGGGTGCAAGAAGGCGCTCGCGGCCTACCTCGAGCTCGAGCCGGTGCTGCGCGAGCCGGAGGGCGCGCGCGTGACGGTGGCGGCCGGGTTCGATCCGGCGGCGGTGCGGCTCACCGGGAACGTGGTCGGCCAGCCGCCCTTCAAGGGCGCCCTGCGCCACCACGGCTGGCGCGCCGCCCGCACCAGCTTCCCGCCGCTGCCCGGCCACGACCCGCGCATCCTGGCCGCGGCCGAGGTCGAGCTGTGA